The following DNA comes from Methanomassiliicoccales archaeon LGM-DZ1.
AGCACGGCGTGATCTTCCAGTACCCGGACCTGAGGAAGGCGCCGTATTGGCAGAGGGGCAACATAGCCAGGGCCCTCGCGGGCAAGGTGCTCATCGCCGCCAAGATCGATGAATACGGCGGGGAGTTCGCCGGCGACCGGCTGAACAGCGAGCTGAAGAAGAGGATCGCCGAGATCAAGAAGAAATACCCAGACCCGCCCAAGAAGAAGCCCAGGCAGGACGGCGGCCGCCCGAACCATAAAGGGAAGGGGCACTCCAAGGGCAAGGGAAAGAGGAGGCCGTGAGGCCCTCTTCCCCCTCAAACCCTCTTTCTGAAAAACCGCCTTCTGATGCGCCGGCATCACAGGCACATCGTCATGTAGATGGGGATGTAAACGACGTTCCCATCAACCCTGAGGTCCTTCGTATGGATGACGTAGGCCTCTTTCACCCACTTCCGGTACTTCTCCATGAACCTGTCGAGAGAGACATGCTTTCCCGACACCGAGGACTTCACCTCTATGGGGATAAGCCTCCCGGCATAGGCTAGGATGAAATCGATCTCCTGAACGCGCGATGTGCCTTCGGCATAGAAACGCCCGTAGACCAGATCGTGTCCCGATGCCTTCAGTTCCTGCGCCGCCTGGTTCTCGAAGAACATCCCCTCGTTGATCGACAGCTTCCCTTTCAGCATGGCCGAGCAGATCTCATCCGCATCTCCGATGTTCGCTCTGAAAGCAGCGGTGAACAGCAGCCCGGTGTCTGCCATGTACAGCTTGAAAACGTCCTCGTCGAGGTTCAGTCCGAGGGCGGGGCTTGGATCGGTACTGCGATAGCAGATATTGACCGTCTTGGACCCGGCCAGCCAAGCGATGCTGGTGCGGAAATCCCTGATGCGGCTCCCCCGACGGACCGCTGAGGGCATGAAGCGCTTCTCATGCTTCGAAAGCATGGAAGGAACGTTTTGAAGGGTCATGGAAGCCAGCAGAGAACCGGATTCCTCTGTTTTCGCCGCATCCTTCACGTAGAGATCGAGGATCCCCCTCTTCACCTTCTCGACGCGGCTGAAGCTGTTGTATTCCAGCAGCGCATCGACTGCCTGCGGCATGCCCCCGACCAGCATGTACTCAGCATATTCGCCCATGATCTTCCTGTGGGCCGCCTGACCGAGGGGCTGCTTCTTCCTGAAGCATTCGCGGATGAGCCCGGCAGTGACGGTATCGCCTTTGGCCCACAGATATTCCTCGAAATCCATCGGGAACATCTCAACGGCCATCTCCTCCGAAGGTATCAGAATCTGTCTCACGTTCCTTTTGACCGATATCAGGGACCCGGTCTCGATGTAATCGTAGCGTCCGTCGGCCACCAGATGCTTGATCGCCTGCCTGGCCTGCGGGCAGAACTGCACCTCGTCCATGATTATCAGGCTGTCCCTGACGTACAGCTCAGTGCCGTAGGCCGACTGGAGACGGAGGAACAGACCGTCCAGATCGTTCATGCAGTCTCTGAACAGCTTCATGGATTCCCTGTCCTTCGAGAAATCGATCAGGATGTACGACCTGTAGTTGGCGGCGGCGAATTCCCTGACAGCAGTGGTTTTCCCGACCCTTCTCGCGCCTTCGATCAGCAGCGCATAATCGCGGCTGAAGTCCCGCTTCCATTCGGCAAGCCTTTCCCAGATCTTCCGCTTGAACACCCTCATTTTATCTCCGCCGCCTGAATCCCAAAAACAATGTGCATCCAGATATTTTTACCTATACAATTTTTGCACTTCCCGAAACGAGGTTTACGCACGTTTTTGCAGTTTCCAAAACATGGTTTTCCCACGTTTTTGCGCTTCCCGAAACGGGGTTTACGCACGTTTTTGCGCTTCGCGTCCCGAATGAATCTAAGGATCCGTGACCAGCGGCCTCCGTCCGCCAGGCCGTATGCGGGCGGTTCCGTGCTCCCCTCCGAAGCCAACCTATAAACAACGCGTCCGCTTAATGCCCGGCGATTACATGCAAATAGGCATCGTCGGAAAACCGAACGTGGGGAAATCGACGATGTTCGGCGCCGCCACCATGGCCCCCGTCGAAATCGCCAACTATCCTTTCACAACCATCGAGCCCAACAAGGGCGTCGGATACGTGAGGTATCCCTGCCCCTGCAAGGAGCTCGGCATCACCTGCAACCCCCACAACTCTCTCTGCATCAACGGCACCAGGATGATCCCCGTCGACCTCCTGGACGTCGCCGGGCTGGTCCCGGACGCCTGGCAGGGAAAGGGCCTGGGCAACAAGTTCCTGGACGACCTCCGCCAGGCCGACGCGCTCATCAACGTGGTGGACGCCTCCGGCTCCACCAACATCGAGGGCATCCCCGGAAAGCCCGGGGAGTTCGACCCCACCGAGGACGTCACTTTCCTGAGGCATGAGATCGACTGCTGGATGAGGGAGATCATCAAGGACGGCCTGGGCAAGATCGCCAGGCAGGCCAAGATGAACGGCAGCAAGCCGGAGGAGGTCCTGGCGGACCGCCTCGCCGGGCTCAAGGTCACCGAGGGGCAGATCAAGGCCGCCCTCGAGAAGGCCCCCCTTCCGTCCGACCCCACCCTCTGGGACGATGAATCCCTCCTGAAGGTCTGCTCCGAGATCAGGAAGGCGTCCAAGCCCATGATCATCGCGATGAACAAGGCGGACATCGCGCCGAAGGAGAACCTGGACAAGCTCTCGGGCCTCGGAGAAGAGTCCGTCCCGACCATGGCCGAGACCGAGCTGGCGCTCAAGAAGGCCGAGAAGGCCGGCATCATCGAGTACACCCCCGGAGACCCGACGTTCAGGATCAAGGAGGGCGCGAAGCTGAACGATGCCCAGCGCAAGGCCCTCGAGTACATGAAGGAGAACATGGAGAAGTACGGCGGCACCGGCATCCAGAAATGCCTGGAGGACGCCGTCTACAAGACCCTCGACTACATACCCGTCTTCCCCGTGCAGGACGAGAGCAAGCTGTGCGACCAGTTCGGCCGCGTGCTCCCCGACTGCCATCTCGTCCCCCGCGGGTCCACCGCCAAGGACCTCGCGTACAGGATCCACACCGACCTGGGCGACAA
Coding sequences within:
- a CDS encoding AAA family ATPase, which encodes MRVFKRKIWERLAEWKRDFSRDYALLIEGARRVGKTTAVREFAAANYRSYILIDFSKDRESMKLFRDCMNDLDGLFLRLQSAYGTELYVRDSLIIMDEVQFCPQARQAIKHLVADGRYDYIETGSLISVKRNVRQILIPSEEMAVEMFPMDFEEYLWAKGDTVTAGLIRECFRKKQPLGQAAHRKIMGEYAEYMLVGGMPQAVDALLEYNSFSRVEKVKRGILDLYVKDAAKTEESGSLLASMTLQNVPSMLSKHEKRFMPSAVRRGSRIRDFRTSIAWLAGSKTVNICYRSTDPSPALGLNLDEDVFKLYMADTGLLFTAAFRANIGDADEICSAMLKGKLSINEGMFFENQAAQELKASGHDLVYGRFYAEGTSRVQEIDFILAYAGRLIPIEVKSSVSGKHVSLDRFMEKYRKWVKEAYVIHTKDLRVDGNVVYIPIYMTMCL
- a CDS encoding redox-regulated ATPase YchF yields the protein MPGDYMQIGIVGKPNVGKSTMFGAATMAPVEIANYPFTTIEPNKGVGYVRYPCPCKELGITCNPHNSLCINGTRMIPVDLLDVAGLVPDAWQGKGLGNKFLDDLRQADALINVVDASGSTNIEGIPGKPGEFDPTEDVTFLRHEIDCWMREIIKDGLGKIARQAKMNGSKPEEVLADRLAGLKVTEGQIKAALEKAPLPSDPTLWDDESLLKVCSEIRKASKPMIIAMNKADIAPKENLDKLSGLGEESVPTMAETELALKKAEKAGIIEYTPGDPTFRIKEGAKLNDAQRKALEYMKENMEKYGGTGIQKCLEDAVYKTLDYIPVFPVQDESKLCDQFGRVLPDCHLVPRGSTAKDLAYRIHTDLGDKFIRAVNCRTHRTVGADYVLEPGDIIRIVANK